Below is a genomic region from Carassius carassius chromosome 50, fCarCar2.1, whole genome shotgun sequence.
ATGTTAATTTGTTGCATTTTGTTTTACctttatgtatttatctattttgtTGAAGTTATAATGATAATGTACGCTGTATACAACCAGAATGGACACTTCTAAAATGATTTACAGTACAACTGCAAGAGTAAAATGTGTTATATTTCACTTTACATTTGTACACGCTGACCATTAATGGTCAAGCCTGTAATATCATGTGTTGGTATAGAGAGGGATGAATGAAATCCTCGCTAAGATTTCTGTCCATAGCTTTAGATCCATCTGTTTTCTTCTAAATGATGATGAGTTACATTGAGACTTCTCCATGATCTTAATACCTAAAaaccgaaaaaaaaaatcaggtgttaAATGTTTCAAACATTACTTATCAATAAATGCaatcatttaattcaaatatttaaacagaTTTATGACCTGTAGTAACTGGGTTTGAAGGGGCCATTTTTACTCAAGCCCATGTATTTGGCTTGTTCATTGGTAAGCTCAGTCAGGCGTGCATCAAAAGTCTGAAGATGCAGGCTTGCAACATACTCATCTGGTATACAAAATAGTGAATCAGTTTGTGATGTCATTTTATCCAAATATGATTTGGTACATTATGAAATATGGATGAACAATATTAAATTCTGGAAGTCCTTTGCATTATTACCCAGTTTCTTGGGAAGAAGATAGACATCTTTCTTGTAACGGCCCTCAGGAGCATTGAATAGCTCAATCAATGCCAAAGCCTTTCAAAAAGCATAAAGACAACTAAACATGTAAACACATTTGAAGAGACAACCTTTCCATTCATAAtccataaaataatttcaaacccAACTATAGCCCAAGGCTGTCATGCTTCCATTGGCACTGTGTCGTACTAAATGCAAAGTTGTATTGCTCTGCCCAGCTAGTCTTTAATGTTTAGGCTAAGTAAAAGGGGAAGAACTTTGGCCTTTACGCTACCAACTTAAAACCtcatttaaatgaatgtattAGCAAACTGCTTTCATACCTGTGTGGTGGCTGTGATGGAAAGCACGTATATGGGTACAGTGGAGGAGCTTAGATTAAGAACACGGCCCTAAATTCAAACAGGGTAAAACAATAACTTTGCCTCTAACGTTAGTAACCAATAATTCATTAGGGTTGTAATAAGGAAATGTACGTAGATTATAGCTTTACATGATTTACAAATTTATGTTCCTAAATCCACTGGTTTGCACTAGTTTGTAACAGCTTTAGCGTTTActgcattttgttatttttctagTGATTTACAGATAGTGGAAAATGAATCAGAAATCTTGGACATTTACAGGAAATAGCTTCCTAACATAATGAAAAATTAggtgaatgttttattttttatttttctatatagtATTCTCTCACCTCTGCAAGGAGTACTATTCTCTTGCCATCAGGCCAAACAATGTGATCTACTTGCGCTCTCACATGTAGCCATACTAACTCTGGGGTTCTCAGACTGTTCTGAAAATTCAGACAAACGACAAGAAATGCGACCAATTAAATTGCAAGCATTTAACTTTCATCGCTAATCGTGTGTTATATTGCATCCTACAGCCACTTACAACATCGATTTCTGTATTGGAGCGTCCCATATTGCAGACAACGCAGCCATTCTTCATTAGGTCCATGTGTTCCCTCACAACAACGTTTTTGTTACCTGTGTAGAAAAACGGTCAGCTGTCAAAGCAAACCCTGTAAGGCAATAGTACAATAAAGACTTGTGTCATATTTAGGATATTGCGCAACTTGCCTGTGCAGGTGATGACCATGTCCACTTGTCCTACAACATCACCTAGTTTGACCAGTCGAAAGCCATCCATGCTAGTCGAAATGCAATTGGCTGTCAGGGGTGATACTGTGGAAAACATAACTTTATGGAGAGTTTTTCAAATAACTCATATCTTACCATGCTTGTAGAGCACAGATGGGGTCAGCTTCGGTTACATACACCACAGACCCCATCGCTTTCAGAGCTGCAGAACAACCCTTTCCCACCTGTGGGCACAAATATTTACACTTACGCACACAAAACAGATGGCAGGTGATGGACACTGTTCTCTATTGGCATATTGACAATAGAAACCATAATATATTTGAACCAGGAGATGTACCTCTCCGTATCCACATACAGCCACCTGCTTTCCCCCAAACATGATATCAGCTGTCTTTTTAAGACTGAGAGAATAGGAACAAGACAACGTAGGTTTAATCATACAAATACTGTGCTTTAATAGAGAAATAGTTGCATTGTTATCTTACCTATCCAGGATGGACTCCCTGCAGCAGTAGAGGTTGTCAAATTTTTGTTTAGTGACCGAGTCATTCACATTTATGGCTGGGACGCATAATTTTCCAGCTTTAGAGAGGTGATGAAGTCTGATATatgtgatgcaaaaaaaattggaaaGTTTCATCGCGTAAACCCACTATAGTGTCAATTCAGTGTAATCATCTTTCCACCAAATGTGACAAATAACAAGGATTGGAAAGTGACTCAACCTGTGAATGCCTGTGATACTTTCTTCAACAATACCCTTGACTTTCTTGAAGAGGTGAGGATATTTCTTGTATATCCAATGTGTCATATCTCCTCCATCATCAAGGATCTAAAGAAGAAAAGACCATTAACAAACTTCAATTTACAGGCGAAAACAGACAAGATGAGAGACACTATTGATCCTTGAATGGAAAGTGGTCCCGTATCACTTAAGGTAGGCCTAATCGTACCATGTTTGGCTCCCAGCCCTCCACATTTACACAGCGATCAATACACCACCAGAAGTCATCCTCAGATTCTCCCTTCCATGCAAACACTGGAAAATCTGTCAGAGGGAAAGACAACGGATAAATCAAAGAAGGTAAATaacaacatgcaaaaaaaataaataaataaataaatagccaaaTTCAAATCTGagacttttacttttaaaatctgTGACAATTAGactaagagattttttttttttttttaccttgctcTGCTAAAGCAGCTGCCACTTCATCCTGAGTGGAGTAAATATTGCAGGCTGCCCACCTACACTGAGCCCCCAACACCTTTAGAGTCTCAAACAGCACCTGtagagtaaaaaatatatatttctcgaGTGCCACAAGAtccttaataaataattataaaaagttaATTTGGTGCTCACGAAGCATGTATTGTTATCAGTgttaaaacaattgtgctgctcaGTATTTTTGTGGTACTAGAAAGAGAGCAGTCAAAAGAActgtatttatatgaaaaataactcttttgtaatattatgaatGTCATTACTGTCatggatccttgctga
It encodes:
- the LOC132133613 gene encoding S-adenosylhomocysteine hydrolase-like protein 1 isoform X1; this translates as MEMDSSLDSKPEIQSATPPTEDNDSMEENSHNGEAAISSSLETDGDSLQLATISSKLLRMLEAATNWQSALVKMQNSEKVFEENDRVVSEAPRTKRQIQYPEQMREFDSHLTKTGRRSLSHSISHSSMDSNSSGGSDAENLEDEVCPGDMQQINSKGNRDFCIKNIKLADFGRREIELAEDEMTALMALRKAAQGEKPLAAAKIVGCTHVTAQTAVLFETLKVLGAQCRWAACNIYSTQDEVAAALAEQDFPVFAWKGESEDDFWWCIDRCVNVEGWEPNMILDDGGDMTHWIYKKYPHLFKKVKGIVEESITGIHRLHHLSKAGKLCVPAINVNDSVTKQKFDNLYCCRESILDSLKKTADIMFGGKQVAVCGYGEVGKGCSAALKAMGSVVYVTEADPICALQACMDGFRLVKLGDVVGQVDMVITCTGNKNVVVREHMDLMKNGCVVCNMGRSNTEIDVNSLRTPELVWLHVRAQVDHIVWPDGKRIVLLAEGRVLNLSSSTVPIYVLSITATTQALALIELFNAPEGRYKKDVYLLPKKLDEYVASLHLQTFDARLTELTNEQAKYMGLSKNGPFKPSYYRY
- the LOC132133613 gene encoding S-adenosylhomocysteine hydrolase-like protein 1 isoform X3, which translates into the protein MKKVYSLVSLTKNRESKDAVLSLNIKQIQYPEQMREFDSHLTKTGRRSLSHSISHSSMDSNSSGGSDAENLEDEVCPGDMQQINSKGNRDFCIKNIKLADFGRREIELAEDEMTALMALRKAAQGEKPLAAAKIVGCTHVTAQTAVLFETLKVLGAQCRWAACNIYSTQDEVAAALAEQDFPVFAWKGESEDDFWWCIDRCVNVEGWEPNMILDDGGDMTHWIYKKYPHLFKKVKGIVEESITGIHRLHHLSKAGKLCVPAINVNDSVTKQKFDNLYCCRESILDSLKKTADIMFGGKQVAVCGYGEVGKGCSAALKAMGSVVYVTEADPICALQACMDGFRLVKLGDVVGQVDMVITCTGNKNVVVREHMDLMKNGCVVCNMGRSNTEIDVNSLRTPELVWLHVRAQVDHIVWPDGKRIVLLAEGRVLNLSSSTVPIYVLSITATTQALALIELFNAPEGRYKKDVYLLPKKLDEYVASLHLQTFDARLTELTNEQAKYMGLSKNGPFKPSYYRY
- the LOC132133613 gene encoding putative adenosylhomocysteinase 3 isoform X4, producing the protein MKKVYSLQIQYPEQMREFDSHLTKTGRRSLSHSISHSSMDSNSSGGSDAENLEDEVCPGDMQQINSKGNRDFCIKNIKLADFGRREIELAEDEMTALMALRKAAQGEKPLAAAKIVGCTHVTAQTAVLFETLKVLGAQCRWAACNIYSTQDEVAAALAEQDFPVFAWKGESEDDFWWCIDRCVNVEGWEPNMILDDGGDMTHWIYKKYPHLFKKVKGIVEESITGIHRLHHLSKAGKLCVPAINVNDSVTKQKFDNLYCCRESILDSLKKTADIMFGGKQVAVCGYGEVGKGCSAALKAMGSVVYVTEADPICALQACMDGFRLVKLGDVVGQVDMVITCTGNKNVVVREHMDLMKNGCVVCNMGRSNTEIDVNSLRTPELVWLHVRAQVDHIVWPDGKRIVLLAEGRVLNLSSSTVPIYVLSITATTQALALIELFNAPEGRYKKDVYLLPKKLDEYVASLHLQTFDARLTELTNEQAKYMGLSKNGPFKPSYYRY
- the LOC132133613 gene encoding S-adenosylhomocysteine hydrolase-like protein 1 isoform X2, whose product is MEMDSSLDSKPEIQSATPPTEDNDSMEENSHNGEAAISSSLETDGDSLQLATISSKLLRMLEAATNWQSALVKMQNSEKVFEENDRVVSEAPRTKRQIQYPEQMREFDSHLTKTGRRSLSHSISHSSMDSNSSGGSDAENLEDEVCPGDMQQINSKGNRDFCIKNIKLADFGRREIELAEDEMTALMALRKAAQGEKPLAAAKIVGCTHVTAQTAVLFETLKVLGAQCRWAACNIYSTQDEVAAALAEQDFPVFAWKGESEDDFWWCIDRCVNVEGWEPNMILDDGGDMTHWIYKKYPHLFKKVKGIVEESITGIHRLHHLSKAGKLCVPAINVNDSVTKQKFDNLYCCRESILDSLKKTADIMFGGKQVAVCGYGEVGKGCSAALKAMGSVVYVTEADPICALQACMDGFRLVKLGDVVGQVDMVITCTGNKNVVVREHMDLMKNGCVVCNMGRSNTEIDVALALIELFNAPEGRYKKDVYLLPKKLDEYVASLHLQTFDARLTELTNEQAKYMGLSKNGPFKPSYYRY